The following coding sequences lie in one Paenibacillus durus ATCC 35681 genomic window:
- a CDS encoding type II asparaginase, producing MSAALMIPAAVSSAEASVVPGKIVSTSPQVTAVNTALPNITILATGGTIAGSSASTTDVTGYTAGALGINTLINAVPEMKQIADVSGEQIANVGSPDIDNEVLLKLAKRINALLATDDVDGVVVTHGTDTLEETAYFLNLVVKSDKPVVVVGAMRPATAISADGPFNLYNAVKIASSKEARGKGVMIELNDRIGAARYITKTNTTGTDTFKSVEQGYLGVVSGDKIYFYNEVKRKHTASSVFDVSNLTELPQVDILYEYQNNGSYLYDAAINAGAKGIVVAGSGNGSLSTASEKGAAKAVSKGVAVVRSTRTGSGVVTHSANDDKSGFVSSDSLNPQKARILLMLALTKTKNPAVIQTFFDEY from the coding sequence ATGTCGGCTGCCTTAATGATCCCTGCTGCTGTAAGTTCCGCTGAGGCTTCTGTGGTTCCGGGCAAGATTGTATCTACCAGCCCGCAAGTCACCGCCGTAAATACCGCCCTGCCAAACATCACGATCCTTGCAACCGGTGGAACCATTGCCGGCTCTTCCGCCTCCACTACGGATGTGACCGGATATACGGCGGGCGCGCTCGGCATCAATACTTTGATCAATGCTGTTCCCGAAATGAAGCAGATTGCCGATGTTAGCGGCGAGCAGATTGCCAATGTCGGCAGTCCCGATATAGACAACGAGGTTCTTCTTAAACTGGCCAAACGCATCAACGCGCTGCTCGCTACGGATGATGTAGACGGCGTTGTCGTAACGCACGGAACGGATACGCTGGAGGAAACCGCTTATTTCCTGAACCTTGTTGTCAAGAGCGACAAGCCGGTTGTAGTGGTCGGTGCGATGCGTCCCGCTACGGCGATCAGCGCAGACGGCCCGTTCAACCTGTATAATGCGGTGAAAATAGCAAGCAGCAAAGAAGCCCGCGGCAAGGGCGTCATGATTGAACTGAACGACCGCATCGGCGCCGCCCGTTATATCACCAAAACAAATACGACCGGCACGGATACGTTCAAATCAGTGGAACAAGGCTATCTGGGGGTAGTCTCCGGCGACAAGATTTATTTCTATAATGAAGTCAAGCGCAAACATACGGCAAGCAGCGTATTTGACGTTTCCAATTTGACCGAGCTGCCTCAGGTCGATATTCTGTACGAATACCAGAATAACGGCAGCTATTTGTACGACGCCGCGATAAACGCGGGCGCCAAGGGAATCGTCGTAGCCGGCAGCGGCAACGGCTCGCTGTCCACGGCCTCGGAAAAGGGCGCGGCGAAGGCAGTAAGCAAGGGTGTTGCGGTTGTCCGTTCTACACGTACGGGCAGCGGCGTCGTTACTCATTCCGCCAATGACGATAAGTCAGGCTTTGTCTCCTCCGATTCCTTGAATCCGCAGAAGGCCCGCATTCTACTGATGCTGGCTCTGACGAAAACTAAGAATCCGGCGGTGATCCAAACCTTCTTTGACGAATATTAA